A genome region from Myxocyprinus asiaticus isolate MX2 ecotype Aquarium Trade chromosome 12, UBuf_Myxa_2, whole genome shotgun sequence includes the following:
- the LOC127449674 gene encoding nuclear receptor subfamily 4 group A member 2-like: MPCVQAQYGTSPPGASPASQSYSYNTTGEYNCDFLTPEFVKFSMDLTNAEISVTSSLPSFSTFVDTYSSSYDVKPPCLYQMSHSGEQLSIKVEEIPTHGYHQQHHQAHQAEESIPHSGPLYYKPSSPNITPSPSFPAPPHHTWDESASLHSFHQNYLATSHMMDQQRKNAMSRLFSFKQPPADTPMSSCQMRFDGSLHVSMDTPGSHRALESFAVPAPPRKQHGLGVTHSLNVGHGHPLLESPVASPQARGSPSSEGLCAVCGDNAACQHYGVRTCEGCKGFFKRTVQKNAKYVCLANKNCPVDKRRRNRCQYCRFQKCLVVGMVKEVVRTASLKGRRGRLPSKPKSPQDIPVSLTPVNLLNALVRAHIDSNPSMARLDYSKFQASPEYHSGGDESLHIQQFYDLLTASMSIIIGWAEKIPGFTDLPKCDQELLFESAFLELFVLRLAYRSNLAEDKLIFCNGVVLHKLQCVRGFGEWIDSIVEFSSNLQSMNIDVSAFSCMAALAIVTERHGLKEPKKTEELQNKLVNCLKDQVSCSGELSKLLEKLPEVRALCTQGLQRIFYLKLEDLVPTPAIIDKLFHDTLPF, from the exons ATGCCCTGCGTCCAGGCTCAGTATGGGACATCACCACCAGGAGCCAGCCCCGCATCTCAGAGTTACAGCTACAACACCACGGGAGAGTACAACTGCGACTTCCTAACGCCAGAGTTTGTCAAGTTTAGCATGGACCTGACTAACGCAGAAATATCTGTCACTTCTTCGCTCCCCAGTTTCAGTACGTTTGTGGACACCTACAGTTCCAGCTACGACGTAAAGCCTCCCTGCCTTTACCAAATGTCCCACTCTGGGGAGCAGCTGTCCATCAAAGTGGAGGAGATACCCACACACGGCTACCATCAGCAGCACCATCAGGCGCACCAAGCCGAGGAGAGCATACCCCATAGCGGACCTTTATACTATAAACCGTCTTCCCCAAACATCACCCCATCACCTAGTTTCCCAGCTCCTCCACACCACACGTGGGACGAAAGCGCGTCCCTTCACAGTTTTCATCAGAACTATCTGGCGACGTCACATATGATGGACCAGCAGCGTAAAAACGCGATGTCTCGGTTGTTCTCGTTCAAGCAGCCTCCCGCTGACACACCGATGTCAAGCTGCCAGATGCGCTTCGACGGATCTCTCCACGTGTCCATGGACACCCCGGGTTCTCATCGTGCGCTGGAGAGTTTTGCCGTTCCGGCACCTCCGAGGAAACAGCACGGTTTGGGTGTAACCCACTCGCTCAACGTCGGTCACGGGCACCCCTTACTGGAAAGCCCGGTGGCCTCACCTCAGGCTAGAGGATCTCCATCCAGTGAGGGTTTGTGCGCTGTGTGCGGGGACAACGCAGCCTGCCAGCACTACGGAGTGCGCACTTGTGAGGGATGCAAAGGATTCTTCAAG CGTACGGTGCAGAAAAACGCCAAATATGTTTGTCTGGCAAACAAAAACTGTCCTGTGGATAAAAGACGCCGAAATCGATGCCAGTATTGCCGGTTTCAAAAGTGCCTGGTGGTGGGGATGGTAAAGGAAG TCGTGAGAACAGCCAGTTTAAAAGGTCGGAGGGGTCGCCTCCCATCGAAACCAAAAAGCCCACAGGACATCCCGGTCTCTTTGACACCTGTCAATCTCCTGAACGCCCTAGTGAGAGCGCACATAGACTCCAACCCCTCTATGGCCCGACTGGACTACTCTAAA TTTCAGGCAAGCCCAGAGTATCACAGTGGAGGAGATGAATCTCTGCACATTCAGCAGTTCTACGATCTTCTCACTGCTTCGATGAGCATCATCATTGGATGGGCCGAGAAAATCCCCGGTTTTACTGACCTGCCCAAATGCGACCAGGAACTGCTTTTCGAGTCAGCCTTCCTTGAACTTTTTGTGCTGCGGTTGGCTTACAG ATCCAACCTGGCCGAGGATAAGCTTATTTTTTGCAATGGAGTGGTTTTACACAAGTTGCAATGCGTGCGAGGCTTTGGGGAGTGGATCGACTCCATCGTTGAGTTTTCTTCCAATCTTCAGAGCATGAACATAGACGTCTCTGCCTTCTCCTGCATGGCTGCTCTCGCCATAGTAACAG agagacatggactaaaagagcCTAAGAAGACAGAGGAACTTCAAAACAAGCTAGTAAACTGTCTGAAGGATCAGGTGTCCTGCAGTGGTGAATTGTCTAAACTGTTGGAGAAGCTGCCAGAGGTGCGCGCTCTGTGCACGCAGGGACTGCAGCGCATCTTTTACTTGAAACTGGAGGATTTGGTTCCCACGCCTGCGATCATTGACAAACTCTTTCACGATACGTTACCGTTCTGA